In Haliotis asinina isolate JCU_RB_2024 chromosome 15, JCU_Hal_asi_v2, whole genome shotgun sequence, one DNA window encodes the following:
- the LOC137266025 gene encoding RNA-binding protein RO60-like: MDFHSNLVVFPPDTVPQSAPISANQVRNNAGGFGWKVDDFSRLKRFLCLGSEGGTYYTSEKALTQQNVGCILNLISEGKGTDVVKTIKQFSLEGRTAKQTSILLALAVCCRSSDLTTKQEAYKAVCDICRIPTFLFEFIERCEKQGKTTGWGRAHRNAISAWYNRFSDDPVKLAMHVTKYRQRNSWSHRDVLRLSHTKPVNDAVGVVLRYAVRGLSDAKQMYDKGEPESEDVRKVLKFLSVVDEAKSCTEEDKMVELIRQHGLVREHIPTSLLSSVSVWKELLQKMPMTAMIRNLGKMTSIGVLRDGCSEEDLVVQKVTDRDSLKQARIHPFNVLVALKTYSAGRGEKGKLTWIPTKRIKKALDDAFYLSFKFVLPTNKRYLLAVDVSGSMGCPVMGTPSVTCRDAAAAMMMVTKRTENPDNSTVVAFCDKLTPLDIGHTDDLDTVTGRISNMPFGGTDCALPMVWAKEKKKMFDVFVVYTDCETWFGKIHPSEALRQYRKWSGLWDARLIVCGMSSNEFTIADPDDPGMMDVVGFDSAAPEAMRSFVMGEI; encoded by the coding sequence ATGGATTTCCATAGCAACCTGGTGGTGTTTCCCCCTGACACTGTACCCCAGAGCGCTCCTATATCTGCCAACCAGGTGAGAAACAACGCAGGGGGATTCGGATGGAAGGTTGACGACTTCAGCCGCCTCAAACGCTTCCTATGTCTGGGTTCCGAAGGAGGCACCTACTACACCTCAGAGAAGGCATTGACACAGCAGAATGTGGGATGTATTCTGAATCTCATCAGTGAAGGAAAAGGGACGGACGTGGTCAAAACCATCAAACAGTTCAGTCTGGAGGGACGCACCGCCAAACAGACATCCATCCTACTGGCTCTTGCTGTCTGTTGCAGAAGCAGCGATTTAACCACCAAACAGGAAGCCTACAAAGCTGTATGTGACATATGCCGAATTCCCACTTTCCTATTCGAGTTTATTGAACGGTGTGAGAAACAGGGGAAGACCACAGGATGGGGACGGGCACACAGGAACGCCATATCAGCTTGGTACAACAGGTTCAGTGATGACCCTGTCAAGCTCGCCATGCATGTCACTAAATATCGACAGAGAAACAGCTGGTCTCACCGGGACGTTTTGCGACTGTCCCACACCAAACCCGTCAACGATGCCGTCGGTGTCGTTCTGAGGTACGCCGTCAGAGGACTTTCAGATGCTAAACAAATGTATGACAAAGGTGAACCCGAATCTGAAGACGTGAGGAAGGTCCTGAAGTTCCTTAGTGTTGTGGACGAGGCCAAATCATGTACTGAGGAAGACAAGATGGTGGAGCTGATTCGACAACATGGACTAGTTCGGGAGCACATCCCCACATCACTGCTGTCGTCGGTTTCTGTTTGGAAAGAGCTGCTTCAGAAAATGCCAATGACAGCGATGATAAGGAACCTTGGTAAGATGACTTCCATCGGTGTGCTACGAGACGGTTGTTCTGAGGAAGATCTGGTGGTTCAGAAAGTGACAGACCGAGACTCCCTGAAACAAGCCAGGATTCACCCGTTCAACGTGTTAGTGGCTCTGAAGACCTACTCAGCAGGCCGTGGAGAGAAGGGCAAACTGACGTGGATTCCAACTAAACGAATCAAGAAAGCCCTGGATGATGCATTCTATCTGTCCTTCAAATTTGTGTTACCAACAAACAAGCGTTACCTTCTAGCAGTGGACGTGAGTGGTTCCATGGGTTGTCCTGTGATGGGGACACCGTCAGTCACGTGTAGGGATGCTGCAGCAGCCATGATGATGGTCACGAAGCGGACTGAAAACCCAGATAATTCCACTGTTGTCGCCTTCTGTGATAAGTTAACCCCCCTTGACATCGGACACACAGATGATTTGGACACAGTGACAGGCAGAATAAGTAACATGCCATTCGGAGGTACTGACTGCGCGCTGCCGATGGTGTGGGCaaaggagaagaagaaaatgtttgatgtgtttgttgtgtacacGGATTGTGAGACTTGGTTCGGAAAAATTCACCCTTCTGAAGCTCTTCGCCAGTACAGGAAGTGGAGTGGATTGTGGGATGCTCGTCTGATCGTTTGTGGAATGTCCAGCAATGAGTTCACAATCGCCGACCCGGATGATCCTGGGATGATGGACGTTGTGGGCTTCGATTCCGCAGCCCCAGAAGCCATGCGCTCCTTTGTCATGGGCGAAATATGA